A DNA window from Gavia stellata isolate bGavSte3 chromosome 35, bGavSte3.hap2, whole genome shotgun sequence contains the following coding sequences:
- the LOC132320330 gene encoding uncharacterized protein LOC132320330, which yields MQAEAVKQDLRMLRERLAQCSAETQRHKEMLRCLGKKQQELQKTMDELSVENCDVARSFENHHQELKQLEGLVAQMKGLRQEIKKLEEAQAQEEACQQQRKKEAEAPGTVLPEASEAQLERDMPSRRRGFINWLRRLCLLLVGLQLAVGFSLAAAVLYASWYDPKLFYRLLLRMLPEETYAHLAYAQGKILPVVSEGLLPF from the exons ATGCAGGCAGAAGCGGTGAAGCAAGACCTCCGCATGCTGCGGGAGCGCCTGGCCCAGTGTTCTGCTGAGACACAAAGGCACAAGGAGATGCTGCGGTGTCTG gggaagaagcagcaggagctgcagaaaacCATGGACGAGCTCAGCGTGGAG AACTGTGACGTGGCACGCTCTTTCGAAAACCACCACCAGGAGCTcaagcagctggaggggctggtggCCCAGATGAAG GGGCTGCGTCAGGAAATCAAGAAACTTGAGGAGGCACAGGCGCAGGAAGAGGCCTG ccagcagcagaggaagaaggaggcagaggcGCCGGGGACTGTGCTGCCGGAGGCGTCGGAAGCACAGCTG GAGAGGGACATGCCGTCGAGGAGACGCGGCTTCATTAATTGGCTGCG GAGGCTCTGCCTGCTCTTGGTCGGCCTGCAGCTGGCCGTCGGCTTCTCTCTGGCTGCTGCGGTGCTCTACGCCTCCTGGTACGACCCCAAGCTCTTCTACCGCCTGCTGCTGCGCATGCTGCCTGAGGAGACCTACGCCCACCTGGCGTACGCCCAGGGAAAGATCCTCCCCGTGGTCAGTgaggggctgctgcccttttgA